A window of the Cololabis saira isolate AMF1-May2022 chromosome 19, fColSai1.1, whole genome shotgun sequence genome harbors these coding sequences:
- the LOC133418857 gene encoding ferritin, middle subunit-like: MQSAVKQNYHVETEGDINILINLKLRASYTYLALGMYFDRDDVALPNFSTFFLERSKKEREQAEKLLEYQNTRGGRILLQTIAKPVKEDWKGGLDALSFSLEYQKSLNTSILEVHRKADGHTDAHLCDFLEDHFLVDSHDTIKTLGDYIGSLGRLVSSETHASMGEYLFDKHTL; encoded by the exons aTGCAGTCTGCAGTGAAACAAAACTACCATGTGGAGACTGAAGGTGACATCAACATACTCATCAACCTGAAGCTCAGGGCCTCCTATACCTACCTTGCTCTG GGGATGTATTTTGACAGGGATGATGTGGCTTTGCCAAATTTCTCCACTTTCTTCCTGGAGCGTtccaagaaggagagagaacagGCTGAAAAGTTGCTAGAATATCAGAATACGAGAGGCGGCCGAATTTTGCTTCAGACCATTGCT AAACCCGTTAAGGAGGACTGGAAGGGTGGACTGGATGCATTGTCCTTCTCTCTGGAATACCAGAAGTCTTTGAATACTTCCATCCTTGAAGTGCACCGCAAAGCGGACGGCCACACCGACGCACAC ctGTGCGACTTCCTCGAGGACCATTTCCTCGTCGACAGCCATGACACCATCAAGACGCTGGGTGACTACATTGGCAGTCTCGGTCGCCTCGTCTCATCTGAGACGCATGCTTCTATGGGAGAATACCTTTTTGATAAACACACTCTGTAA
- the syt5b gene encoding synaptotagmin Vb, with amino-acid sequence MRLVTGGVRVRRAAEPSKPESEEGTEPAHPEHDEHSHTEHHPGHDYNKMKEKFMNEITHLHIPMWAIGAIVVVVLVLVACMIFCLFKKCCGKKKKPKKVREKKEGRGRRKAKEGDGEGGDKEGDEKKEGEEEEKEQENVGKLEFSLDYNFTDNQLIVGILQAQDLAAMDMGGTSDPYVKVFLLPDKKKKYETKVQRKNLCPVFNETFIFKIPYAELGGKILVLQVFDFDRFSKHDMIGEIKIPMNSIDLGQPMQQWKDLESGEKEEQEKLGDICISLRYVPTAGKLTVNIMEAKNLKKMDVGGLSDPFVKIVLQQNGKRIKKKKTTVKKNTLNPYFNESFSFEVPFAQIQKVQVVITVYDYDKLGSNDAIGKTFMGYGATGVGLRHWSDMLANPRRPVAQWHTLLPEEEVEALLKAKPR; translated from the exons ATGAGGCTGGTCACTGGTGGGGTTCGAGTCCGGAGGGCTGCCGAGCCGTCCAAACCAGAGTCGGAGGAAGGGACAGAGCCAGCTCATCCAGAACATGATGAACACTCACATACAGAACATCACCCAGGCCATGACTACAACAAAATGAAGGAGAAGTTCATGAATGAAATCACTCATCTGCATA TTCCCATGTGGGCAATAGGAGCAATTGTGGTGGTGGTTCTGGTTTTGGTGGCATGCATGATCTTCTGTCTTTTCAAAAAATGCtgtgggaaaaagaaaaagccaaagAAAGTGAGGGAGAAGAAGGAAGGTAGAGGTCGCAGAAAGGCAAAGGAAGGTGATGGAGAAGGTGGAGACAAG GAGGGAGATGAGAAAAAGGaaggggaggaggaagagaaagaacAGGAGAATGTGGGTAAGCTGGAGTTCTCTTTGGACTACAACTTCACAGATAATCAG CTGATAGTGGGCATACTTCAAGCTCAGGACCTTGCTGCTATGGACATGGGAGGAACTTCAGACCCCTATGTCAAAGTCTTTCTGTTGCCTGACAAAAAGAAGAAGTATGAGACCAAGGTTCAACGCAAAAACCTTTGCCCTGTTTTCAACGAGACTTTCATCTTTAAG ATTCCATATGCAGAGTTGGGTGGAAAGATTTTGGTGCTGCAGGTTTTTGACTTTGATCGTTTCTCCAAGCATGATATGATTGGAGAAATAAAGATTCCCATGAATAGTATTGATTTGGGCCAGCCAATGCAACAATGGAAGGACCTGGAGAGTGGTGAAAAAGAGGAA CAAGAAAAACTGGGTGATATTTGCATTTCCCTACGTTATGTACCCACTGCTGGAAAATTAACAGTAAACATTATGGAGGCAAAGAATTTGAAGAAAATGGATGTAGGAGGCTTATCAG ACCCATTTGTGAAGATAGTTCTGCAACAAAATGGGAAGCggattaaaaagaagaagacgacAGTCAAGAAAAATACCCTTAATCCCTACTTTAATGAGAGTTTCAGCTTTGAAGTCCCTTTTGCGCAAATACAG AAAGTACAGGTTGTCATAACAGTTTATGACTATGATAAACTTGGGAGCAATGACGCCATCGGAAAGACCTTCATGGGCTATGGAGCTACAGGAGTCGGCTTGCGTCACTGGTCAGACATGCTAGCCAATCCCAGACGTCCAGTAGCCCAGTGGCACACTCTCCTGCCTGAAGAAGAAGTCGAAGCATTACTCAAAGCAAAACCTCGTTAG
- the LOC133419568 gene encoding ferritin, lower subunit-like: protein MQSAVKQNYHVETEGDINILINLKLRASYTYLALGMYFDRDDVALPNFSTFFLERSKKEKEQAEKLLEYQNTRGGRILLQTIAKPVREDWKGGLDALSFSLEYQKSLNTSILEVHRKADGHTDPHLCDFLEDHFLVDSHDTIKTLGDYIGSLGRLVSSETHGSMGEYLFDKHTL, encoded by the exons atgcAGTCTGCAGTGAAACAAAACTACCATGTGGAGACTGAAGGTGACATCAACATACTCATCAACCTGAAGCTCAGGGCCTCCTATACCTACCTTGCTCTG GGGATGTATTTTGACAGGGATGATGTGGCTTTGCCAAATTTCTCCACTTTCTTCCTGGAGCGTTCCAAGAAGGAGAAGGAACAGGCTGAAAAGTTGCTAGAATATCAGAATACGAGAGGCGGCCGAATTTTGCTTCAGACCATTGCT AAACCCGTTAGGGAGGACTGGAAGGGTGGACTGGATGCATTGTCCTTCTCTCTGGAATACCAGAAGTCTTTGAATACTTCCATCCTTGAGGTGCATCGCAAAGCGGACGGCCACACCGACCCACAT ctGTGCGACTTCCTCGAGGACCATTTCCTCGTCGACAGCCATGACACCATCAAGACGCTGGGTGACTACATTGGCAGTCTCGGTCGCCTCGTCTCATCTGAGACGCATGGTTCTATGGGAGAATACCTTTTTGATAAACACACTCTGTAA
- the LOC133419885 gene encoding dynein axonemal assembly factor 3-like, with translation MSAGRASEGAGCVTWWGFSPARDLLRTGPARYEGDVNVLLVGSGDPRHILKTIAGLQEKQSLHVYVIENSMELVARQLLLLYLALIPQEIMGINEKTEVFLEVFGNGEIRSQTEEILQQAASHLSLFVTEMLEVSAHACLNTTFLKFKERDELARIFKLWTQPSSSEHPALILMSKAWDYRLRQHLGTRYDSREGCFDWDLTMKLYEKGCQVINKRQYVQWRERGLAFEMREGVYQITNPTLLSSRVFGQRGEKVAVRGYWGDIASSPYLSFGIETDDESLLKTQNGQHVKTAQDISFANVQGLFQSLSSRRGCLTVSQSGTETKNPTTQAGQKSARINDLMQLNGVSVTFLSLDSLQKLPEKQKYSHYFHTIYLSASCVHQLDRTMRQIAAPDAVVVIELAKYILDLNKEQEAGFATKVASMALEMGFEHLHESNSDDVHAVFTQKKR, from the exons ATGAGTGCTGGCCGAGCGTCTGAGGGAGCGGGCTGCGTCACCTGGTGGGGCTTCAGTCCCGCACGGGACTTACTCCGGACAG GTCCTGCGAGATATGAAGGAGATGTCAACGTTTTACTGGTTGGCAGTGGAGATCCAAGACATATTTTGAAGACCATTGCTGGTTTGCAGGAAAAGCAAAGTCTTCAT GTGTACGTGATAGAGAACAGCATGGAGTTGGTTGCTAGGCAGCTGCTGCTCCTCTACCTGGCACTGATTCCACAGGAAATCATGGGAATTAATG agaAGACTGAAGTTTTTTTGGAAGTGTTTGGGAACGGTGAGATCCGTAGTCAGACAGAGGAAATATTGCAACAAGCAGCATCACACCTCTCTCTGTTTGTTACTGAAATGCTGGAGGTGTCTGCACATGCCTGCCTGAACACAACTTTTCTAAAG TTTAAGGAGCGAGATGAACTAGCAAGGATATTCAAGTTGTGGACTCAACCATCCTCATCTGAGCATCCAGCTCTTATCTTGATGTCCAAAGCCTGGGATTATCGCCTCAGACAGCATCTGGGCACACGTTACGACTCCAGGGAGGGCTGCTTCGACTGGGACCTTACAATGAAGCTGTATGAGAAAGGG TGTCAAGTCATTAACAAACGGCAATATGTGCAATGGAGAGAGCGGGGTTTGGCGTTTGAAATGAGGGAAGGGGTCTACCAAATAACCAATCCAACTTTACTGTCTTCAAGAGTGTTTGGGCAG agagGAGAAAAGGTGGCTGTCAGAGGCTATTGGGGAGATATCGCTTCCAGTCCTTATCTCTCTTTTGGCATTGAAACCGATGACGAGAGCCTGCTGAAGACACAGAATGGGCAACACGTCAAG ACAGCCCAGGATATCTCCTTTGCAAATGTGCAGGGATTGTTCCAGTCCCTCTCCAGCAGACGGGGCTGCCTCACTGTTTCTCAGTCAGGCACAGAGACAAAGAATCCAACCACACAGGCTGGCCAGAAATCTGCCAGGATTAATG atttaatgcaattaaatggGGTCTCTGTGACATTCCTGTCTTTAGACTCCCTTCAGAAACTTCCAGAGAAACAGAAATACTCCCACTACTTTCACACAATTTACCTCTCTGCCAG CTGTGTGCACCAGTTGGACCGCACCATGAGACAGATTGCTGCACCAGACGCTGTGGTTGTCATAGAGTTGGCCAA GTACATTCTGGATCTGAACAAAGAGCAAGAAGCAGGCTTTGCAACAAAAGTGGCAAGCATGGCTCTGGAGATGGGCTTTGAACATTTGCATGAGAGCAACAGCGATGACGTTCATGCAGTTTTCACACAAAAGAAGAGGTGA